In a genomic window of Thermus albus:
- the rimO gene encoding 30S ribosomal protein S12 methylthiotransferase RimO, producing the protein MAKIGFVSLGCPKALVDSEQILSRLKALGYETSATYEEAELVVVNTCGFITPAIEESLEAIGEALRENGKVVVTGCLGARPEVIRKRHPQVLEITGPGEVERVLEVVQEVLPASRNPLLDLVPPQVKLTPRHYAYLKLSEGCDHRCSFCIIPKLRGSLRSRDAGEVLAEAARLVATGTRELLLIAQDLSAYGVDIGHREGFWGDRLVKAELKDLLTQMSELGAWIRLHYVYPYPHVRNLLPLMAEGKVLPYLDVPLQHASERILRLMRRPGGYESHLQTLRAWREVVPELAIRSTFIVGFPGETEEDFQKLLDFLEAAELDRVGVFTYSPVEGAEANTLPNPVPEEVKEERKARLLELQARISLRKNQGFVGQTLEVLVDELPEPGLAVGRSYRDSPGIDGLVYAETDGTARVGERIQVRITRAETYDLYGIQV; encoded by the coding sequence ATGGCGAAGATCGGCTTTGTGAGCCTGGGCTGCCCCAAGGCCCTGGTGGACTCGGAACAGATCCTTTCCCGGCTGAAAGCCTTGGGTTACGAAACCAGCGCCACCTACGAGGAGGCGGAGCTGGTGGTGGTGAACACCTGTGGCTTCATCACCCCAGCCATAGAGGAGAGCCTCGAGGCCATTGGGGAGGCCTTGCGGGAAAACGGCAAGGTGGTGGTGACGGGGTGCCTGGGGGCCCGGCCTGAGGTGATCCGAAAGAGGCACCCCCAGGTGCTGGAAATCACCGGTCCGGGGGAGGTGGAGCGGGTTTTGGAGGTGGTGCAGGAGGTGTTGCCGGCGTCCCGCAACCCCCTCTTGGACCTGGTCCCGCCCCAGGTGAAGCTCACGCCCCGGCATTACGCCTACCTGAAGCTTTCCGAGGGGTGCGACCACCGCTGTAGCTTCTGCATTATCCCCAAACTCAGGGGGTCGTTGCGCTCCCGCGACGCCGGGGAGGTGTTGGCGGAGGCCGCCCGGTTGGTGGCCACCGGAACCCGGGAGCTCCTCCTCATCGCTCAGGACCTCTCCGCCTATGGGGTGGACATCGGCCACCGGGAAGGCTTCTGGGGCGATCGCCTGGTGAAGGCCGAACTTAAAGACCTCTTGACCCAGATGTCGGAGCTCGGGGCCTGGATCCGCCTGCACTACGTCTACCCCTACCCCCATGTCCGGAACCTCCTTCCGCTTATGGCCGAGGGCAAGGTGCTCCCCTATCTGGATGTTCCCCTGCAGCACGCTTCCGAAAGGATACTTCGCCTCATGCGCCGCCCCGGGGGGTACGAGAGCCATCTTCAGACCTTGAGGGCCTGGCGGGAGGTGGTGCCGGAGCTGGCCATCCGGTCCACCTTCATCGTGGGCTTTCCCGGGGAGACGGAGGAGGACTTCCAAAAGCTTCTGGACTTCCTGGAGGCGGCGGAGCTGGACCGGGTGGGGGTCTTCACCTACTCCCCGGTGGAGGGCGCCGAGGCCAACACCTTGCCCAACCCTGTGCCCGAGGAGGTGAAGGAGGAAAGGAAGGCGCGCCTTTTGGAGCTCCAGGCCCGGATCAGCCTGAGGAAGAACCAAGGCTTCGTGGGCCAGACCCTCGAGGTCCTGGTGGACGAGCTTCCGGAGCCGGGCTTGGCCGTGGGCCGGAGCTACCGGGACTCCCCGGGTATTGACGGGTTGGTCTACGCGGAAACGGACGGCACGGCCCGGGTGGGGGAGAGGATCCAGGTTCGGATCACCCGGGCCGAGACCTACGACCTTTACGGGATCCAGGTTTAG
- the trkA gene encoding Trk system potassium transporter TrkA — MYIVIAGGGEVGGELARTLEKAHEVVVLDRNPQAKERFAHLDVKVVVGGATDPDALREAGVDRADLFIASTDSDEVNLLASLLAKGLGAKETLCFVGKGGYVEVLTDPRTAEILGTRIDKVLWPQRAMAREIVEVILVPGAVDTEVLAEGRLRFVEYRVKEGGPYAHRLLAELPWPEGVLVVGVVREGAFWSFAHPEYPEVILEPGDKILFVTTLRAFPELEACFATGRGVRRVMVIGGGNVGFMVAQELLRRRLEVVIIEPNRERCEWLSQELPGALIIQGDGTDLELLEAEGLQEADAVVAVTDNDEKNLLASLLAKQLGVGKVITRVSRSETRRLFEQVGIDLPLTPRQAAVRAVLDYLGPENVEHVSTMDENIELLEVELPESFRPRYLKALATSQVAPVALERDHRVMLYREDLEALPNDRLFLVVAREVADEAVARIVG; from the coding sequence ATGTACATCGTCATCGCCGGGGGCGGGGAGGTAGGCGGGGAGCTGGCCCGCACCCTGGAAAAGGCTCATGAGGTGGTGGTTCTGGACCGCAACCCTCAGGCCAAGGAGCGCTTTGCCCATCTGGACGTAAAGGTGGTGGTGGGCGGGGCCACGGACCCGGACGCCCTTAGGGAGGCGGGGGTGGACCGGGCGGACCTCTTCATCGCCAGCACGGATTCCGACGAGGTGAACCTCCTGGCCTCCCTTCTGGCCAAGGGCCTGGGGGCCAAGGAGACCCTCTGCTTTGTGGGCAAGGGAGGGTATGTGGAGGTGCTCACCGACCCCCGTACCGCCGAGATCCTGGGTACCCGCATCGACAAGGTCCTCTGGCCGCAAAGGGCCATGGCCCGGGAGATCGTGGAGGTGATCCTGGTCCCCGGGGCTGTGGACACCGAGGTGCTGGCGGAGGGACGGCTCCGCTTTGTGGAGTACCGGGTGAAGGAGGGTGGCCCCTACGCCCACCGGCTTCTCGCTGAGCTTCCCTGGCCCGAGGGGGTCTTGGTGGTGGGGGTGGTGCGGGAGGGGGCCTTTTGGAGCTTTGCCCACCCCGAGTACCCCGAGGTCATCCTGGAGCCTGGGGACAAAATCCTCTTCGTCACCACCTTACGGGCTTTCCCCGAGCTGGAGGCCTGTTTCGCCACGGGGCGGGGGGTGCGGAGGGTGATGGTCATCGGTGGGGGCAACGTGGGCTTCATGGTGGCCCAGGAGCTTTTAAGGCGGCGCCTGGAGGTGGTGATCATCGAGCCCAACCGCGAGCGGTGCGAATGGCTTTCCCAGGAGCTTCCCGGCGCCCTCATTATCCAGGGGGACGGTACCGATCTGGAGCTCTTGGAGGCGGAGGGGTTGCAGGAAGCCGATGCGGTGGTGGCGGTGACCGACAACGACGAGAAGAACCTCCTGGCTTCCTTGCTGGCCAAGCAGCTTGGGGTAGGCAAGGTGATCACCCGGGTTTCCCGCTCGGAGACCCGCAGGCTCTTTGAACAGGTGGGTATAGACCTCCCCCTCACCCCCCGCCAGGCGGCGGTGCGGGCGGTATTGGACTACCTGGGGCCGGAAAACGTGGAGCATGTGTCCACCATGGACGAGAACATTGAGCTCTTAGAGGTGGAGCTTCCGGAAAGCTTTAGGCCTAGGTACCTGAAGGCTTTGGCCACGTCCCAGGTGGCCCCGGTGGCCCTGGAGCGCGACCATCGGGTGATGCTCTACCGCGAGGACCTCGAGGCCCTTCCCAACGACCGACTCTTTTTGGTGGTGGCCCGGGAGGTGGCGGATGAAGCCGTGGCCCGCATCGTCGGCTAG
- a CDS encoding TrkH family potassium uptake protein translates to MKPWPASSARQGFRSSLYLLGLTYQGLGLLMLAFALLALGWKEDAKGFLLGAVLGIGLGKALQGVGHPQAQPPRAEVFAAVALLWLMVPALGAIPYWISGGLGYLDALFEAFSGFTTTGATVLADFGQFGQSLFLWRSFTQWMGGIGIVVLFLGVFPQLQVAGRQAFFAESTGVEKERLTPRLRHTAQAVLRVYLTLTALAFLAYWWAGIPVFEALANALTTTPAGGFSPNPQSFATYPLLAQWLGSFFMFLAGVNFLLQYRLFFGREIKPLLKDAEFQAYVLLVLLAGSLLSLYLYTHHMYGLEASLRHAFFQVISIITTTGFASVDFAQWVVPAQAILVILMFVGGSAGSGAGGIKVVRWLLLFGLLRREITRTLHPRAVLPLRLGHRVVPEEALWQVSVFIFLYTLLFGFGTLTLALLEGDFVKAFTASAQAIGNIGPGLGSVGPMGSYAELHPLSKLILILQMWVGRIEILPVVLLFSPELWRRLR, encoded by the coding sequence ATGAAGCCGTGGCCCGCATCGTCGGCTAGGCAAGGGTTTCGCTCCAGCCTGTACCTCCTGGGCTTGACGTATCAGGGTCTCGGCCTTCTCATGCTGGCCTTTGCCCTCTTGGCCCTGGGCTGGAAGGAGGACGCCAAGGGGTTTCTCCTGGGGGCGGTGCTGGGGATAGGGTTGGGCAAGGCCCTGCAGGGGGTGGGGCATCCCCAGGCCCAACCGCCCCGGGCCGAGGTCTTTGCCGCCGTGGCCCTGCTGTGGCTGATGGTGCCCGCCCTGGGGGCCATACCCTACTGGATCTCTGGGGGGCTGGGCTACCTGGATGCTCTTTTTGAGGCTTTTTCCGGCTTCACCACCACCGGGGCCACGGTGCTTGCGGATTTTGGGCAGTTTGGCCAAAGCCTCTTTCTTTGGCGGAGCTTTACCCAGTGGATGGGGGGCATCGGCATCGTGGTGCTCTTCCTGGGCGTCTTTCCCCAGCTTCAAGTGGCGGGTCGCCAGGCCTTCTTCGCCGAGAGCACGGGGGTGGAGAAGGAGAGGCTCACCCCCAGGCTTCGCCACACCGCCCAGGCGGTCTTGCGGGTGTACCTGACCCTTACCGCTTTGGCCTTTTTGGCCTACTGGTGGGCGGGCATACCCGTCTTTGAGGCCTTGGCCAACGCCCTCACCACCACCCCAGCGGGGGGGTTCAGCCCCAACCCGCAAAGCTTCGCCACCTACCCCCTCCTTGCCCAGTGGCTGGGTAGCTTCTTCATGTTTTTGGCGGGGGTGAACTTCCTGCTGCAGTACCGCCTTTTCTTCGGGCGGGAGATCAAGCCCCTCCTCAAGGATGCGGAGTTCCAGGCCTATGTGTTGCTGGTGCTCCTGGCGGGCTCGCTCCTATCCCTTTACCTGTATACCCACCACATGTATGGCCTCGAGGCCAGCCTCCGCCACGCCTTTTTTCAGGTGATCTCCATCATCACCACCACCGGCTTCGCCAGCGTGGACTTTGCCCAGTGGGTGGTACCGGCCCAGGCCATCCTGGTGATCCTGATGTTTGTGGGGGGAAGTGCCGGCTCGGGGGCGGGAGGCATCAAGGTGGTGCGCTGGCTTCTCCTCTTCGGCCTTCTCCGGCGAGAAATCACCCGCACCCTTCACCCCAGGGCGGTCCTTCCCCTGCGCCTGGGCCACCGGGTGGTTCCCGAGGAGGCCTTGTGGCAGGTTTCCGTGTTCATTTTCCTTTACACCCTTCTCTTTGGTTTCGGTACCCTGACCCTGGCGCTTTTGGAAGGGGATTTTGTGAAGGCTTTTACCGCCAGTGCCCAGGCCATCGGTAACATCGGCCCAGGGCTAGGTTCGGTGGGGCCTATGGGTTCCTATGCTGAGCTTCACCCCCTTTCCAAGCTGATTCTGATCCTGCAGATGTGGGTGGGCCGGATTGAGATCCTGCCGGTGGTGCTCCTCTTTAGCCCGGAACTATGGCGGCGCTTGCGCTAA
- the glgP gene encoding alpha-glucan family phosphorylase codes for MKVLGHLTAMPELPEALKGLRKLAYNLWWSWNPEAAELFQEINPQLWKRFRGNPVKLLLEVDPPRLEVLTATSYPARVQAVVAALDSYLKDRERKEGPLVAYFSAEYGFHSSLPIYSGGLGVLAGDHIKAASDLGLNLVGVGIFYHEGYFHQRLSPEGVQVEVYETLHPEELPLLPVQDQEGHPVRVGLEFPGRTVWLGAYRVQVGAVPVYLLTANLPENTPEDRAITARLYAPGLETRIQQEMVLGIGGVRLLRALGLNPQVFHMNEGHSAFLGLERIRELVAEGHPFPVALELAKAGALFTTHTPVPAGHDTFPLDLVGRYLHGFWERMGTDWEGFVALGLEEKPWGKVFSMSNLALRTSAQAGGVSRLHGEVSREMFHHLWPGLLREEVPIGHITNGVHTWTFLHPRLRRHYAEVFGPDWLRRPEDPATWKVEGLGEEFWRIHRDLRADLVREVRLRLYEQRRRNGESPSRLRQAERVLDPEALTVGFARRFATYKRAVLLFKDPERLLKLLQGPYPVQFVFAGKAHPKDEPGKAYLQELVAKIKEYGLEDRMVVLEDYDMYLARVLVHGSDVWLNTPRRPMEASGTSGMKAALNGVLNLSVLDGWWAEAYNGKNGFAIGDDRVYENEEAQDMADAQALYDVLEGEVLPLFYAKGPEGYSSGWLSMVHESLRTVGPRFSAARMVGEYLRLYRQGQVWAESARGHERVLQAFHRAFPAFYTLGLRAEAPGDLTLNGEPVQVRAYVEGEIPEALRPFLEVQLVVRRSGGGLELIPMTQGEGGRYAVSYRPSRPGSYAYGVRLALKHPITHRVEWVRWA; via the coding sequence GTGAAGGTACTGGGACACCTTACCGCTATGCCCGAGCTTCCCGAGGCCCTTAAGGGTTTAAGGAAGCTGGCCTATAACCTTTGGTGGAGTTGGAACCCAGAGGCAGCCGAACTCTTTCAGGAGATAAACCCCCAGCTTTGGAAGCGCTTCCGTGGGAACCCGGTCAAGCTTCTTCTGGAAGTGGACCCGCCCCGTTTGGAGGTCCTCACCGCCACCAGTTACCCAGCCCGGGTCCAGGCGGTGGTGGCGGCCTTGGACAGCTATCTAAAGGATCGGGAGAGGAAGGAAGGGCCGCTAGTGGCCTACTTCTCGGCAGAGTATGGGTTTCATAGCTCCTTGCCCATCTACTCCGGGGGGCTTGGGGTCCTGGCGGGGGACCACATCAAGGCGGCCAGCGACCTGGGCTTGAACTTGGTGGGAGTAGGGATTTTCTACCACGAGGGCTACTTCCACCAGCGCCTGTCCCCGGAGGGGGTCCAGGTGGAGGTTTACGAAACCCTTCACCCAGAGGAGCTTCCCCTTTTGCCTGTGCAGGATCAGGAGGGCCACCCCGTGAGGGTGGGGCTGGAGTTTCCGGGCCGCACCGTATGGCTCGGGGCCTATCGGGTGCAGGTGGGGGCGGTACCTGTCTACCTTCTCACCGCAAATCTGCCCGAAAATACTCCCGAAGACCGGGCCATCACCGCCAGGCTTTATGCCCCAGGCCTGGAGACGCGCATCCAGCAGGAAATGGTTTTGGGCATTGGGGGAGTGAGGCTTCTCAGGGCCTTGGGGCTTAACCCCCAGGTCTTCCACATGAACGAGGGGCACTCCGCCTTTTTGGGGCTGGAGCGGATACGGGAACTGGTGGCCGAGGGGCATCCCTTTCCTGTGGCCCTAGAGCTGGCCAAAGCGGGAGCCCTTTTCACCACCCACACCCCCGTGCCTGCGGGCCATGATACCTTCCCCTTGGATCTTGTGGGCCGTTACCTGCATGGCTTTTGGGAAAGAATGGGCACGGACTGGGAGGGGTTTGTGGCCTTGGGTTTGGAGGAGAAGCCCTGGGGCAAGGTCTTTTCCATGTCCAATCTGGCCCTTCGGACCAGCGCCCAGGCGGGAGGGGTTTCTCGTCTCCACGGGGAGGTTTCCCGGGAGATGTTCCACCATCTATGGCCGGGGCTTTTGCGGGAGGAGGTGCCCATTGGCCATATCACCAATGGGGTTCACACCTGGACCTTCCTGCATCCCAGGCTTCGCCGCCACTACGCGGAGGTCTTCGGCCCGGATTGGCTAAGGCGGCCCGAGGACCCAGCCACCTGGAAGGTGGAGGGGTTGGGGGAGGAATTTTGGCGCATTCACCGGGACCTCCGGGCGGATTTGGTGCGCGAGGTGCGCCTGCGCCTTTACGAGCAACGGCGTAGAAATGGGGAAAGCCCAAGCCGTCTACGCCAGGCGGAACGGGTTTTGGATCCGGAGGCGCTTACCGTGGGTTTTGCCCGGCGGTTTGCCACTTACAAGCGGGCGGTTCTCCTTTTCAAGGACCCGGAGAGGCTTCTAAAGCTTCTTCAAGGCCCTTATCCCGTACAGTTTGTCTTTGCGGGGAAGGCCCACCCCAAGGACGAGCCCGGTAAGGCTTACCTTCAGGAGCTGGTGGCCAAGATCAAGGAGTATGGCCTCGAGGACCGCATGGTGGTCCTGGAGGACTACGACATGTACCTGGCCCGGGTCTTGGTGCACGGCTCGGACGTCTGGCTCAACACCCCCCGCCGGCCTATGGAAGCTTCCGGAACCAGTGGAATGAAGGCCGCCCTGAACGGGGTCTTGAACCTGAGCGTTCTAGACGGCTGGTGGGCCGAGGCCTATAACGGCAAGAACGGCTTTGCCATCGGCGATGATCGGGTTTACGAGAACGAGGAGGCCCAGGACATGGCGGACGCCCAGGCCCTGTATGACGTGCTGGAGGGCGAGGTCCTCCCCCTTTTCTACGCTAAGGGTCCTGAGGGCTACTCTTCCGGTTGGCTTTCCATGGTCCACGAGAGCCTGCGCACCGTGGGCCCTCGCTTCAGCGCCGCCCGCATGGTGGGGGAGTACCTGAGGCTATACCGCCAGGGCCAGGTCTGGGCGGAGAGTGCACGGGGCCATGAGAGGGTGCTTCAAGCCTTTCATCGGGCATTTCCCGCCTTCTATACCCTGGGCCTCAGGGCCGAGGCCCCGGGGGACCTAACCCTAAACGGCGAGCCCGTGCAGGTGCGGGCCTATGTGGAGGGGGAGATTCCCGAGGCCCTAAGGCCTTTTTTGGAGGTCCAGCTGGTGGTGCGCCGTTCAGGGGGTGGGCTGGAGCTGATTCCCATGACCCAAGGGGAGGGAGGAAGGTACGCGGTTTCTTACCGGCCCTCGCGCCCAGGAAGTTATGCCTATGGGGTGAGGTTGGCCCTTAAGCATCCCATCACCCATCGGGTGGAGTGGGTGCGCTGGGCTTAA
- a CDS encoding ABC transporter substrate-binding protein, protein MGLAQVRTLDQIKRSGEIRIGTEGEFPPFNYFDQKNQLTGFEIDLGNALAKRLGLKPVWITQAFDSLLIQLNQGRFDFVIASHGITEERAKAVDFTNPHYCTGGVIVSKRGGPKTAKDLQGKVVGVQIGTTYMEAAQKIPGIKQVRTYQKDPDALQDLLAGRLDAWITDRFVAKEAIKERKLENTLQVGELVFQERVAMAVAKGNKSLLQALNQALADLMKDGTYAQISKQWFGEDVRCK, encoded by the coding sequence ATGGGCTTGGCCCAGGTGCGCACCCTGGACCAGATTAAGCGTTCGGGGGAGATCCGTATCGGTACGGAAGGAGAGTTTCCTCCTTTCAACTACTTTGACCAGAAAAACCAGCTCACCGGTTTTGAGATTGACCTGGGGAACGCCCTTGCCAAGAGGTTGGGGCTAAAGCCCGTTTGGATTACCCAGGCCTTTGATAGCCTTCTCATTCAGCTGAACCAAGGGCGGTTTGACTTCGTCATTGCCTCCCACGGCATCACCGAGGAGCGGGCCAAGGCCGTGGACTTCACCAATCCCCACTACTGCACGGGCGGGGTTATCGTGAGCAAGAGGGGTGGGCCAAAGACGGCCAAGGACCTCCAGGGCAAGGTGGTGGGGGTGCAGATTGGCACCACCTATATGGAAGCAGCTCAGAAAATCCCCGGCATCAAGCAGGTGCGCACCTATCAGAAGGACCCCGATGCCCTGCAGGACCTGTTGGCTGGCCGCCTGGATGCCTGGATCACCGACCGCTTTGTGGCCAAGGAGGCCATCAAGGAGCGCAAGCTGGAAAATACCCTCCAGGTGGGGGAGCTGGTCTTCCAGGAAAGGGTGGCCATGGCGGTGGCCAAGGGCAACAAGAGCCTGCTTCAGGCCCTTAACCAAGCCCTTGCCGACCTGATGAAGGACGGCACCTACGCCCAGATCAGCAAGCAGTGGTTTGGGGAGGACGTGCGCTGCAAGTAG
- a CDS encoding amino acid ABC transporter permease, translated as MPLWLRIPLLLALLIGGYFGLFALLGVALERYFLLMGFGPERAASAGAAMALGAEITLKLTLISSLAGLVIGVFAGMFRLSRRLWVQLPASFYIWVTRGTPLLVQILFAYNALPLLLQPLWPAAQQVLTPYWAAFIALSFNVGAYNAEVVRAGIQAIPKGQWEAAWSLGLTPADTMRFVILPQALRIVVPPLVNNVVALLKDSSLASVIALTELALSGQRIISATFRPVEVYLAVAAIYLLLTTILTFFTNLLEKRLQVATR; from the coding sequence ATGCCCCTTTGGTTGCGGATTCCCCTGCTCCTTGCCCTCCTCATCGGGGGGTATTTCGGCTTGTTTGCCCTTTTGGGCGTGGCATTGGAGCGTTATTTCCTCCTCATGGGGTTTGGTCCCGAGCGGGCCGCCTCCGCGGGCGCGGCCATGGCCCTGGGGGCGGAGATCACCCTAAAGCTCACTTTGATCTCCAGCTTGGCGGGGCTGGTCATCGGTGTGTTTGCCGGGATGTTCCGCCTCTCTCGCCGCCTTTGGGTGCAGCTTCCCGCCAGCTTCTACATCTGGGTCACCCGCGGCACACCCCTTTTGGTGCAGATCCTCTTCGCCTACAATGCCTTGCCCCTTTTGCTTCAGCCCCTCTGGCCCGCGGCCCAGCAGGTTCTCACCCCTTACTGGGCGGCTTTCATTGCCCTTTCCTTCAACGTGGGGGCCTACAACGCCGAGGTGGTGCGGGCGGGGATCCAGGCCATCCCCAAGGGGCAGTGGGAGGCTGCCTGGTCCTTGGGGCTTACCCCAGCGGACACCATGCGCTTTGTGATCCTGCCCCAGGCCTTGCGCATCGTGGTGCCCCCTTTGGTGAACAACGTGGTGGCCCTTCTCAAGGACTCTTCCCTGGCCAGCGTGATCGCCCTCACCGAGCTAGCCCTTTCCGGGCAGCGCATCATCTCCGCCACCTTCCGGCCCGTGGAGGTGTACTTGGCGGTGGCCGCCATCTATCTGCTCCTCACCACCATCCTCACCTTTTTTACCAACCTCCTGGAGAAACGCCTCCAGGTGGCCACGCGTTAG
- a CDS encoding TAXI family TRAP transporter solute-binding subunit — MRTRNLLLAGLAFLGLGLAQEFITIGSGSTTGVYFPVATGMAKLVNDAGVGIRANARSTGGSVANINAIAAGEFEMALAQNDIAYYAYQGCCITAFDGKPVKGIRALAALYPEVVHIVARADAGIRTVADLKGKRVVVGDVGSGTEQNARQILEAYGLRFEDLGQAIRVSATQGIQLMQDKRADALFYTVGLGASAIQQLALTTPITLVAVDLAKVQAIAKKYPFYVGFNIPGGTYKGVDVTTPTVAVQAMLIASEKLSPDTVYRFMKAVFGNPEAFKKIHPNLERFFSLQKAAKGLPIPLHPGAERFYKEIGVLK; from the coding sequence ATGCGGACACGGAACCTGTTGTTGGCAGGGCTTGCCTTTCTAGGTCTGGGCCTAGCCCAGGAGTTTATCACCATTGGCTCGGGTTCCACCACGGGGGTCTACTTCCCCGTGGCCACGGGTATGGCCAAGCTGGTGAACGATGCGGGTGTGGGCATCCGGGCCAATGCCCGTTCCACTGGCGGAAGCGTGGCCAACATCAACGCCATCGCCGCCGGGGAGTTTGAGATGGCCTTGGCCCAGAACGACATCGCCTACTATGCCTACCAAGGGTGTTGCATCACGGCCTTTGACGGCAAGCCGGTGAAGGGCATCCGGGCCTTGGCAGCCCTTTACCCCGAGGTGGTGCATATCGTGGCCCGGGCGGATGCGGGCATCCGCACCGTGGCCGACCTCAAGGGCAAGCGGGTGGTGGTGGGCGACGTGGGCTCGGGCACTGAGCAGAACGCCCGGCAGATCCTCGAGGCCTACGGCCTCCGCTTTGAGGACCTGGGCCAGGCCATCCGGGTGAGCGCCACCCAGGGCATCCAGCTCATGCAGGACAAGCGGGCGGATGCCCTTTTCTACACCGTGGGCCTGGGGGCTAGCGCCATCCAGCAGCTGGCCTTGACCACGCCCATCACCCTGGTGGCGGTGGACCTGGCCAAGGTGCAGGCCATCGCCAAGAAGTACCCCTTCTACGTGGGCTTCAACATTCCCGGGGGGACCTACAAGGGGGTGGACGTGACCACGCCCACGGTGGCGGTGCAGGCTATGCTCATCGCCTCGGAGAAGCTTTCCCCCGATACCGTATACAGGTTCATGAAGGCGGTCTTCGGCAACCCGGAGGCCTTTAAGAAGATCCATCCCAATCTGGAGCGTTTCTTCAGCCTCCAGAAGGCGGCGAAAGGTCTTCCCATTCCCTTGCATCCGGGGGCGGAGCGCTTCTACAAGGAGATTGGGGTCCTCAAGTAG